From one Nitrosopumilus sp. genomic stretch:
- a CDS encoding NADH-quinone oxidoreductase subunit A, with translation MFGFAVAAMAPALIISRMISPRKRSNPVKFLPMECGQVPTGEGRTHFMMQYYPYILMFVVFDVMAIFLYAWGSALLELPKSATLPMMGFLAIMFGAMAFALYQSGRRRIW, from the coding sequence ATGTTTGGCTTTGCTGTAGCAGCAATGGCTCCTGCATTAATTATTTCTAGAATGATTTCTCCAAGAAAACGAAGTAACCCTGTCAAGTTTTTGCCAATGGAATGTGGCCAAGTTCCAACAGGTGAAGGAAGAACTCATTTCATGATGCAGTATTATCCATACATTCTGATGTTTGTGGTTTTTGACGTGATGGCAATTTTCTTATATGCGTGGGGTAGTGCTCTTTTGGAACTTCCTAAAAGTGCAACATTGCCCATGATGGGATTTTTAGCAATTATGTTTGGAGCGATGGCATTTGCGCTATACCAATCAGGGAGAAGGAGAATATGGTAG
- a CDS encoding peroxiredoxin gives MLLNIGDIAPNFELPDTELKLRTLDDFKGGKIVLSFIVAASSPVCETELCNFRDSWKEISDLGAKVVAISNDGPFANKAFAEKNHFNFPLLGDYSSKTIRDYGILMPDLLHIKGYNAAKRSVFIINEDGKIGYKWVSEDPLKEPNYEEIKNFLK, from the coding sequence ATGTTATTGAATATCGGAGATATTGCTCCTAACTTTGAGCTTCCAGATACAGAATTAAAGTTGCGGACTTTGGATGATTTTAAAGGCGGAAAAATTGTTTTGTCATTCATAGTTGCTGCAAGTTCCCCAGTTTGTGAAACCGAACTGTGTAATTTTAGAGATTCCTGGAAAGAAATTTCAGATTTAGGTGCAAAAGTAGTAGCAATCAGTAATGATGGTCCATTTGCAAACAAAGCATTTGCAGAAAAAAATCACTTTAATTTTCCATTGTTGGGAGATTACAGTAGTAAGACAATTCGGGATTACGGAATTTTAATGCCAGACTTACTGCACATTAAAGGCTACAATGCAGCAAAACGTTCGGTCTTTATTATTAATGAAGATGGAAAAATTGGTTACAAATGGGTTTCAGAAGATCCATTAAAAGAACCAAACTATGAAGAAATTAAAAATTTCCTGAAATAG
- a CDS encoding NADH-quinone oxidoreductase subunit D, protein MTTELPPGLALQKVDERIMTLNVGPQHPGSGHMRIIVQIDGDYIVACDPDPGYVHRGEEKMAEYRNYITNIPHLERPVIHDSCNILYPYVLGVEEIVGIEVPERAKYVRVIASELNRCIYTMYWLAIYGIFLGHSTMFMWPAGDRELLIDLMEKMTGARVTHAHFVPGGVRNDLPPNFEDVCLRQVNYFEKRIKEYAAVFYDNPILISRTRDTGVLSRQDAIRLGTTGSVLRASGVDYDLRLKEPYDVYDELDVHTNVMKEGDSYARSRVPWLDMMESCNIIRQALQKMPKSGSVRTKLKPNPKGKGLNSVYKRVESGRGSLGCYIVSDGKTEPYRLKMSVGSFRNLIALPYLLKGEKLGNMPSVYWSLNYWPVEADR, encoded by the coding sequence ATGACAACTGAATTGCCTCCAGGATTAGCACTCCAAAAAGTTGACGAGAGAATTATGACTCTCAATGTTGGACCACAACATCCTGGTTCTGGTCACATGAGAATTATTGTTCAAATTGATGGTGATTATATTGTTGCATGTGATCCTGATCCGGGATATGTTCATCGTGGTGAGGAAAAAATGGCAGAATATAGAAACTATATTACAAATATTCCTCACTTAGAAAGACCAGTAATTCATGATTCATGTAATATTCTTTATCCATATGTTTTAGGAGTTGAAGAAATTGTTGGAATTGAAGTTCCTGAACGTGCAAAGTATGTTAGAGTAATTGCATCTGAGCTGAATCGATGTATTTACACAATGTATTGGCTGGCAATTTATGGTATTTTCTTAGGCCATTCTACAATGTTTATGTGGCCAGCTGGTGATCGTGAACTCTTAATTGATTTAATGGAAAAAATGACTGGTGCCAGAGTTACACATGCACACTTTGTTCCGGGTGGAGTCAGAAATGATTTGCCACCGAACTTTGAAGATGTTTGTTTGCGCCAAGTAAATTATTTTGAAAAACGTATCAAAGAATATGCTGCAGTGTTCTATGATAACCCGATTCTAATTTCTAGAACTCGAGATACTGGTGTTCTTTCCCGTCAAGATGCTATTCGACTTGGCACAACTGGTTCTGTACTTCGTGCAAGTGGTGTAGATTATGATCTTCGATTGAAAGAACCATATGATGTCTACGATGAATTAGATGTTCACACTAATGTGATGAAAGAAGGTGATTCTTATGCACGATCTAGAGTTCCATGGCTTGACATGATGGAAAGTTGTAATATCATTAGACAAGCATTACAAAAAATGCCCAAGTCAGGATCTGTTAGAACTAAACTAAAACCAAATCCAAAAGGTAAAGGACTTAATTCAGTCTATAAACGGGTTGAATCTGGAAGAGGTTCTTTAGGATGTTATATTGTATCTGATGGGAAAACAGAACCATACAGACTTAAGATGAGTGTTGGTTCTTTTAGAAACTTGATTGCATTACCATATCTACTCAAAGGTGAAAAGCTTGGCAACATGCCATCTGTTTATTGGAGTCTTAACTATTGGCCAGTGGAGGCAGACCGATAA
- the nuoB gene encoding NADH-quinone oxidoreductase subunit NuoB produces the protein MLKDLVTPENANVFVGKLGDILEKAIDKPLGYAINWGRIWSLWPVHIETACCSVEFGAASSPRYDVERFGIIEAFGSLRQCDLVVVQGTITRKMAPRLRLVYDQMPEPKYVIAMGACAITGGLYFDSYNVLPGIDGVIPVDVYVPGCPPRPETLIQGCMLLQEKIKRMKARKFV, from the coding sequence TTGCTTAAAGATTTAGTTACACCAGAAAACGCAAATGTCTTTGTCGGAAAGTTAGGAGATATTTTAGAAAAAGCAATTGATAAACCATTGGGCTATGCCATCAATTGGGGTCGAATTTGGTCACTCTGGCCTGTCCATATTGAAACAGCTTGTTGTAGTGTTGAATTTGGCGCAGCATCAAGTCCTAGATATGATGTTGAAAGATTTGGTATCATAGAAGCATTTGGTTCACTTAGACAATGTGATCTAGTTGTTGTTCAAGGAACTATTACGAGAAAAATGGCACCACGTCTTAGATTAGTTTATGATCAAATGCCAGAACCAAAATATGTTATTGCTATGGGAGCTTGTGCCATTACTGGAGGATTATATTTTGATTCATACAATGTACTTCCAGGAATTGATGGAGTCATTCCAGTTGATGTCTATGTTCCAGGTTGCCCACCTAGACCTGAAACTCTCATCCAAGGATGTATGTTGTTACAAGAGAAAATCAAGAGAATGAAGGCTAGGAAGTTTGTATAA
- the nuoH gene encoding NADH-quinone oxidoreductase subunit NuoH — protein MSVIAPKFKLSEFIKSLLDNAFWILLLLVLVGIPAISILLFAIEMPVINGELLTPFLALTWIADPSRTLPIIKAFMATDIFRVMAFPGFGFAALLAAGTIFVERKMLAKLQLRVGPFYCGKVEGILQLMGDGLKLISKEIIIPAKADKPIFWAAPVMFVGAAAAFVALIPVAPGWVVADVDLGLLGVFAVIGFFPIITILSAWSANSKFPFIGGIRALFQMVSFEIPLILSLLGVVILTGTLNLSEIAASQSSFPWIVFLPVGAVVFFITMLAELERIPFDLPEAESEIVAGWLTELSGMMYGLVQLGTYLKLYAFAALFVVLFLGGWNGPMVVPPFPAEIITDGIVMGPITAKIPGLPVFTQEMLNGTLWFVLKTVGVIFFILLPRGVFPRIRIDMLLSLGWTKLIGLAFVNIFIALGLLYAGVLGPGGLQ, from the coding sequence ATGTCCGTAATTGCACCAAAATTCAAACTAAGTGAATTTATCAAATCACTGCTTGACAATGCATTCTGGATATTATTACTTTTAGTTTTGGTTGGCATTCCAGCAATTTCCATTCTTTTATTTGCAATTGAAATGCCAGTAATTAATGGTGAATTACTTACACCATTTCTTGCTCTCACATGGATAGCAGACCCATCTAGAACACTTCCAATCATCAAAGCATTCATGGCCACTGATATTTTCAGAGTAATGGCATTTCCAGGATTTGGTTTTGCAGCATTGCTTGCTGCAGGTACAATATTTGTTGAAAGAAAAATGCTTGCAAAATTACAATTACGAGTTGGCCCTTTTTACTGTGGAAAAGTTGAAGGTATATTACAATTAATGGGAGATGGACTAAAATTAATCTCCAAAGAAATTATTATTCCAGCAAAAGCTGACAAACCAATTTTTTGGGCAGCCCCTGTGATGTTTGTTGGTGCTGCTGCTGCATTTGTTGCATTAATTCCTGTTGCTCCAGGTTGGGTAGTTGCAGATGTAGATCTTGGTTTACTTGGAGTGTTTGCAGTAATTGGATTTTTCCCAATCATTACAATTCTTTCTGCATGGTCTGCAAATAGTAAGTTCCCCTTCATTGGTGGTATCAGAGCTTTATTCCAGATGGTTTCATTTGAAATTCCGTTAATTCTATCTTTGTTAGGAGTTGTTATCCTAACTGGAACTCTAAACTTGTCTGAAATTGCAGCAAGTCAATCTAGCTTCCCATGGATTGTATTTTTGCCCGTTGGTGCTGTTGTCTTCTTTATTACCATGCTTGCAGAACTAGAAAGAATTCCATTTGACTTGCCAGAGGCAGAAAGTGAAATCGTTGCTGGTTGGTTAACTGAATTATCTGGAATGATGTATGGTCTTGTTCAATTAGGAACATATCTGAAACTTTATGCATTTGCAGCATTGTTTGTTGTCTTGTTCCTTGGTGGGTGGAATGGTCCAATGGTTGTACCTCCATTCCCTGCAGAAATCATTACAGATGGAATTGTAATGGGCCCAATTACTGCCAAAATTCCTGGATTGCCTGTATTTACACAAGAAATGCTTAATGGAACACTTTGGTTTGTTCTAAAAACTGTAGGAGTAATCTTCTTCATATTATTGCCAAGAGGTGTATTTCCTAGAATTAGAATTGACATGTTGTTGAGTCTTGGTTGGACCAAACTAATTGGTCTTGCATTCGTTAACATCTTTATTGCTCTAGGCTTGCTTTACGCTGGAGTGCTAGGACCAGGAGGATTACAATAA
- a CDS encoding NADH-quinone oxidoreductase subunit I → MGTATGIIRALNSGIKHLAVKRFTLRYPEEKLKFVGDGYQFDPSTGVGIAGLKGRHMLFHDHCTGCQLCSIACEGVAEAIAMVKVPEEQKQNKKSIMPQIDYGKCVFCGLCVDACPFYALYMTNDYELSSFSKEGLIYTPAQLAVKPYVAQDSEIQITDRGATHG, encoded by the coding sequence ATGGGAACTGCAACAGGTATTATTCGCGCATTAAACTCTGGAATTAAACATCTTGCAGTAAAGCGATTTACACTTCGTTATCCTGAAGAGAAATTAAAATTTGTAGGTGATGGATATCAATTTGATCCTTCAACAGGTGTTGGAATTGCTGGACTTAAGGGTCGTCATATGTTATTTCATGATCACTGCACTGGTTGTCAATTATGCTCTATAGCATGTGAAGGTGTTGCAGAAGCTATTGCAATGGTAAAAGTCCCAGAAGAACAAAAACAAAATAAAAAATCCATCATGCCTCAAATTGATTATGGAAAATGTGTCTTCTGTGGCCTTTGTGTCGATGCATGTCCCTTTTATGCACTTTACATGACAAATGATTATGAACTTTCTTCATTTTCAAAAGAAGGTTTGATCTATACTCCTGCTCAACTTGCTGTAAAACCATATGTTGCTCAAGATAGCGAAATTCAGATTACTGATAGAGGTGCAACACATGGCTGA
- a CDS encoding NADH-quinone oxidoreductase subunit C produces MSSDSEKPSVDVKPEEKSTPPTKKPEEKPVDLPAFEKGISEKIVEKFGDKVQVTFVKVNRVGINVGRENVHEVAEFIRDGLNYDHVESVSGVDYPQDKEIEVVYHIGSYTDSSLASQILVLSTRAQREENPIPGNDATKLPTLRDVFYSVEFHEREIFEMFGVYFEGHPDNRRLLLPEDWADLPPLRKDFAIKGR; encoded by the coding sequence ATGAGTTCTGATTCTGAAAAACCATCTGTAGATGTAAAACCTGAAGAGAAATCTACACCACCCACAAAAAAACCTGAAGAAAAACCTGTAGATTTACCTGCATTTGAAAAAGGAATTTCAGAAAAAATTGTAGAAAAATTTGGTGATAAAGTTCAAGTTACATTTGTTAAAGTGAATAGAGTTGGAATTAATGTAGGACGAGAAAATGTTCATGAAGTTGCTGAATTCATTCGTGATGGATTAAACTATGATCATGTAGAATCTGTTTCTGGTGTAGATTACCCTCAAGACAAAGAAATAGAAGTTGTTTACCATATTGGATCTTATACCGATTCTTCATTAGCAAGCCAGATTCTTGTTTTGTCAACTAGGGCACAAAGAGAAGAAAACCCAATTCCTGGAAATGATGCAACTAAACTTCCAACTCTAAGAGATGTTTTTTACAGTGTAGAATTTCATGAAAGAGAAATCTTTGAAATGTTTGGGGTTTACTTTGAAGGACATCCTGATAATAGACGATTACTTTTACCAGAAGATTGGGCAGATTTACCGCCACTTAGAAAGGATTTTGCAATAAAGGGAAGATGA
- a CDS encoding acetyl-CoA carboxylase biotin carboxyl carrier protein subunit: MDYKITDIEKSFEGKILQNLGNNDYVIKVNDNEHQLKIISMNSSGIEFILDQKYHNAKYLEQSTNEMNIVVDNVPIIINRHSHFDEVVYKHSGGAGAGNAQLSLKSQIPGKVVSIAVSEGDSVKKGDVICTLESMKMQVSVKAHKDGVVKSIKIKETATVAKGDPIADIE, from the coding sequence ATGGATTACAAAATAACTGATATTGAAAAATCATTTGAAGGAAAAATTCTACAAAATCTAGGAAATAATGATTATGTAATTAAAGTAAATGATAACGAACATCAATTAAAAATTATTAGTATGAATTCAAGCGGAATTGAATTTATTTTAGATCAGAAATATCATAACGCAAAATATCTTGAACAATCAACCAATGAAATGAATATTGTTGTAGATAATGTTCCAATTATTATTAATCGTCACTCTCACTTTGATGAAGTAGTTTACAAACATTCAGGTGGAGCTGGTGCAGGTAATGCACAGTTATCATTGAAGAGTCAAATTCCTGGTAAGGTTGTTTCGATTGCAGTATCTGAGGGTGATTCGGTAAAGAAAGGTGATGTTATTTGTACACTAGAATCAATGAAGATGCAAGTTTCGGTAAAGGCTCACAAAGATGGAGTTGTAAAATCTATCAAAATTAAAGAAACAGCAACTGTTGCCAAAGGCGACCCTATTGCTGATATTGAATAA